The following coding sequences lie in one Oncorhynchus kisutch isolate 150728-3 linkage group LG17, Okis_V2, whole genome shotgun sequence genomic window:
- the LOC109907267 gene encoding chromobox protein homolog 3-like isoform X1 encodes MKTSSPLVSQPNMGKKQNGKGKKEVLEAEPPEEYVVEKVMDQRIVNGKVEFFLKWKGFTEADNTWEPEDNLDCPELISAFLEAQKTVVENPDSNKRKSSTDEPETEGNKAKKKKDVSDKPRGFARSLDPERIIGATDSSGELMFLMKWKDSDEADLVPAREANTRCPQVVISFYEERLTWHSCPEDEAQ; translated from the exons ATGAAAACCTCCTCCCCTCTTGTTTCGCAGCCTAACATGGGTAAAAAGCAGAATGGCAAGGGGAAGAAGGAGGTATTGGAGGCAGAGCCGCCAGAGGAGTATGTTGTGGAGAAGGTGATGGACCAACGCATTGTCAACGGGAAGGTGGAATTCTTCCTCAAGTGGAAGGGATTTACAGA AGCGGATAACACTTGGGAGCCAGAGGATAACCTGGATTGTCCAGAGCTGATCTCTGCTTTCTTGGAAGCACAGAAGACCGTGGTGGAGAATCCTGACTCTAACAAGAGGAAGTCTTCAACAGATGAGccagagacagagggaaacaaAGCCAAGAAGAAGAAGGATGTG AGTGACAAGCCGCGGGGCTTTGCCAGGAGCCTGGATCCAGAGAGGATAATTGGTGCTACAGACAGCAGTGGAGAACTTATGTTCTTGATGAAGTG GAAAGACTCCGATGAGGCGGACCTGGTCCCGGCCCGCGAGGCCAACACCCGCTGCCCTCAGGTGGTCATCTCCTTCTACGAGGAGAGGCTGACCTGGCACTCCTGTCCCGAGGACGAGGCCCAATAG
- the LOC109907268 gene encoding endoplasmic reticulum membrane sensor NFE2L1, with product MQNVKKYFTEGLIQFTILLSLIGVRVDVDSYLGSYSPLEISDGPSSAYIQTPFHSLRDNWDGYSVHPKCPELDYFFACRRLLDEVRALGSPIRFPTQLSAWLVHQVPDSSEFREPPNSTSNSNVSAGLLSESTGEEANDTELLAVDESHTAAQLSEPGPYPSTGACEIPNEEVEELKGRIQEYGDEGREEPVSLTQLALSSTLEHEGLLSSGAPLSSSEDPHPPDIDQHWSQFLSLPIYEFDDLDPLVPQQLSDLDADISSAISQDVSLRDAMVTGSVYDMIPPRGGVRTLVARQPRGPLFRLVSANSSNSSPGTTTGLAALPNAAVVNGTRNGSSSHGALEGCLDEAVFDQINLLGLDGCLETMDAQLLGILQGIDPRVLEDLDSDSGLSLESSSRGPDSPSASEVSSSSSSSFFEDEGGATGYSSEVDSLPSKSIANYHTWSPVDFSESVWHDHSYSSAAFSQPSATTFPHKAIKEEPFSDEDGEDDEARELSRDDLRTRALHVPFSAAEIVSMPVEEFLELLEGHGLSPTQVAFLRDIRRRGKNKLAAQNCRKRKLDAITGLQEEVERLQAQRSRLLRERQHTAKALGAAGQRMEHLSRDIFSRLRDGSGRPLNPERYTLQCEANGRVVVQHIRRPSVATTTAGGKPDKRKKEKKP from the exons ATGCAAAACGTGAAGAAATACTTCACAGAAGGACTGATCCAATTTACGATCTTACTCAGTTTGATCGGAGTTCGCGTGGATGTCGACAGTTACTTGGGCTCCTACTCACCGCTAGAGATTAGCGACGGTCCTAGCTCAGCCTACATCCAGACACCGTTTCACAGTTTGAGGGACAACTGGGACGGGTACAGCGTGCACCCCAAATGTCCCGAGTTGGATTATTTCTTCGCCTGCCGTCGGCTCCTGGATGAGGTGAGGGCGCTTGGGTCGCCCATCCGGTTCCCTACGCAGCTGAGCGCGTGGCTCGTACACCAAGTACCTGACAGCTCTGAGTTCCGAGAGCCACCAAACAGCACGAGTAACAGTAATGTTAGCGCGGGGCTGTTGTCAGAGAGTACCGGGGAAGAGGCCAACGACACTGAACTTCTCGCCGTCGACGAGAGCCATACTGCCGCCCAGCTAAGTGAGCCGGGGCCTTATCCCAGCACTGGAGCCTGCGAGATACCCAATGAG GAGGTTGAGGAACTGAAGGGGCGGATCCAAGAGTATGGTGATGAAGGCAGAGAGGAACCTGTTTCCCTGACCCAGCTGGCTCTCAGTTCCACACTAGAACATGAG GGTTTGTTAAGTAGCGGAGcccctctctccagctctgaGGACCCCCACCCCCCTGACATCGACCAGCACTGGAGCCAATTCCTGTCCCTACCCATCTATGAATTTGAC gATTTAGACCCACTGGTTCCTCAGCAGCTGTCTGACCTCGACGCCGACATCTCCAGCGCCATCAGCCAGGATGTCAGTCTCCGCGATGCCATGGTAACAGGCTCCGTCTACGACATGATCCCCCCGAGGGGTGGAGTCAGGACCCTGGTGGCACGGCAACCAAGAGGGCCCCTCTTCCGACTCGTGTCCGCAAACTCCTCCAACTCGTCGCCTGGTACGACCACAGGGCTGGCTGCACTACCAAACGCTGCGGTGGTCAACGGAACACGAAATGGGTCATCGTCCCATGGTGCACTGGAAGGCTGTTTGGATGAGGCAGTGTTTGACCAGATCAACCTCCTGGGGCTGGATGGCTGCTTGGAAACCATGGACGCCCAGCTGCTGGGGATTCTACAGGGCATCGACCCTCGTGTCCTGGAGGACCTCGACTCAGACTCCGGTCTTTCCCTGGAGAGCAGCTCTCGAGGCCCAGACTCCCCAA GTGCATCTGAGGTGTCGTCATCGTCTTCCAGTTCGTTTTTTGAGGACGAGGGTGGGGCTACAGGCTACAGCAGTGAGGTGGACTCCCTCCCCTCCAAGAGCATTGCCAACTACCACACATGGTCGCCTGTGGATTTCAGTGAGAGCGTGTGGCACGACCACAGCTACTCCTCCGCAGCCTTCTCCCAACCGTCAGCCACCACTTTCCCCCACAAAGCCATCAAAGAGGAGCCTTTCAGCGATGAAGACGGGGAAGATGACGAAGCCCGGGAGCTTAGCCGCGACGATCTCCGCACCCGGGCCCTGCATGTCCCATTCTCGGCGGCGGAGATCGTCAGCATGCCCGTAGAGGAGTTTCTGGAGCTCCTGGAGGGGCATGGCCTCTCGCCCACCCAGGTTGCCTTCCTGAGGGACATCAGGCGGCGAGGGAAGAACAAGCTAGCGGCGCAGAACTGTCGCAAGCGCAAGCTGGATGCTATCACGGGGCtccaggaggaggtggagaggctgCAGGCCCAGAGGAGCAGGCTGCTCAGGGAGAGGCAGCACACGGCCAAGGCTCTTGGTGCCGCAGGCCAGCGCATGGAGCACCTCTCCAGGGacatattctccaggctgagggaTGGCTCAGGACGACCCCTGAACCCAGAGAGATACACCTTGCAGTGCGAGGCCAACGGGAGGGTCGTGGTGCAGCATATCAGGCGGCCTAGTGTTGCCACGACAACAGCTGGAGGTAAACCGGACAaaaggaagaaggagaagaagccTTGA
- the LOC109907267 gene encoding chromobox protein homolog 3-like isoform X2: MGKKQNGKGKKEVLEAEPPEEYVVEKVMDQRIVNGKVEFFLKWKGFTEADNTWEPEDNLDCPELISAFLEAQKTVVENPDSNKRKSSTDEPETEGNKAKKKKDVSDKPRGFARSLDPERIIGATDSSGELMFLMKWKDSDEADLVPAREANTRCPQVVISFYEERLTWHSCPEDEAQ, from the exons ATGGGTAAAAAGCAGAATGGCAAGGGGAAGAAGGAGGTATTGGAGGCAGAGCCGCCAGAGGAGTATGTTGTGGAGAAGGTGATGGACCAACGCATTGTCAACGGGAAGGTGGAATTCTTCCTCAAGTGGAAGGGATTTACAGA AGCGGATAACACTTGGGAGCCAGAGGATAACCTGGATTGTCCAGAGCTGATCTCTGCTTTCTTGGAAGCACAGAAGACCGTGGTGGAGAATCCTGACTCTAACAAGAGGAAGTCTTCAACAGATGAGccagagacagagggaaacaaAGCCAAGAAGAAGAAGGATGTG AGTGACAAGCCGCGGGGCTTTGCCAGGAGCCTGGATCCAGAGAGGATAATTGGTGCTACAGACAGCAGTGGAGAACTTATGTTCTTGATGAAGTG GAAAGACTCCGATGAGGCGGACCTGGTCCCGGCCCGCGAGGCCAACACCCGCTGCCCTCAGGTGGTCATCTCCTTCTACGAGGAGAGGCTGACCTGGCACTCCTGTCCCGAGGACGAGGCCCAATAG